Proteins co-encoded in one Acidovorax sp. 69 genomic window:
- the efp gene encoding elongation factor P, producing MKIAQEIRAGNVIMHGKDPMVVLKTEYARGGRGAATVRMKLKSLIGNFGTENVFKADDKIDNVILDKKECTYSYFADPMYVCMDTEYNQYEVEAENMGDALNYLEDGMTLEVVFYDGKAISVELPTSVDREITWTEPAVKGDTSGKVLKPAKIATGFEVPVPLFVSQGDKIEIDTRTGEYRKRV from the coding sequence ATGAAAATCGCTCAAGAAATCCGCGCCGGCAACGTCATCATGCACGGCAAGGACCCCATGGTGGTCCTGAAGACCGAATACGCCCGTGGCGGCCGCGGCGCAGCCACCGTGCGCATGAAGCTCAAAAGCCTGATTGGCAACTTCGGCACCGAAAACGTGTTCAAGGCTGACGACAAGATCGACAACGTGATCCTGGACAAGAAGGAATGCACGTATTCGTACTTCGCCGACCCCATGTACGTTTGCATGGACACTGAGTACAACCAGTACGAAGTCGAAGCCGAAAACATGGGCGACGCGCTGAACTACCTGGAAGACGGCATGACGCTGGAAGTGGTGTTCTACGACGGCAAGGCCATCTCCGTCGAACTGCCTACCAGCGTAGACCGCGAAATCACCTGGACAGAGCCAGCCGTCAAGGGTGACACGTCCGGCAAGGTGCTCAAGCCTGCCAAGATCGCTACCGGCTTTGAAGTGCCTGTGCCCCTGTTCGTCTCGCAAGGCGACAAAATCGAAATCGACACCCGCACCGGCGAATACCGCAAGCGCGTGTAA
- the rimO gene encoding 30S ribosomal protein S12 methylthiotransferase RimO → MSEALSPTKAPKVGFVSLGCPKALTDSELILTQLSAEGYETSKTFQGADLVIVNTCGFIDDAVKESLDTIGEALAENGKVIVTGCLGARAGEGGGNMVRQMHPSVLAVTGPHATQEVMDAVHLNLPKPHDPFIDLVPGNFGVAGIKLTPKHYAYLKISEGCNHRCTFCIIPSMRGDLVSRPIGDVLSEAKALFEGGVKELLVISQDTSAYGVDVKYRTGFWDGKPVKTRMLELVQTLGEIAEPYGAWVRLHYVYPYPSVDDVLPLMATGRVLPYLDVPLQHSHPDVLKRMKRPASGERNLERIQRWREICPEIVIRSTFIAGFPGETEEEFAHLLDFVREAQIDRAGCFAYSDVSGAAANELPGMLPMEVREERRARFMAVAEEVSIARLQRRVGATMQVLVDSAPGLGRKGGVGRTYADAPEIDGTVQLLPPEKISKTLKVGEFTKARIVGVRGHDLIAQPI, encoded by the coding sequence ATGAGCGAAGCACTCTCCCCCACAAAAGCACCCAAAGTCGGATTTGTCAGCCTGGGTTGCCCCAAGGCGTTGACCGATTCCGAATTGATCCTCACGCAACTGAGCGCCGAGGGTTACGAGACCTCCAAGACCTTCCAGGGCGCGGACTTGGTCATCGTCAACACCTGCGGCTTCATTGATGATGCCGTCAAGGAAAGCCTGGACACCATCGGCGAAGCATTGGCCGAAAACGGCAAGGTCATTGTCACTGGTTGCCTGGGCGCGCGCGCGGGTGAAGGCGGCGGCAACATGGTGCGCCAGATGCACCCCAGCGTGCTGGCCGTGACTGGCCCGCATGCCACGCAGGAGGTCATGGACGCCGTCCACCTGAACCTGCCCAAGCCGCACGACCCCTTCATCGACCTGGTGCCCGGCAATTTCGGCGTGGCGGGCATCAAGCTCACACCCAAGCATTACGCGTACCTCAAGATCAGCGAAGGCTGCAACCACCGCTGCACTTTCTGCATCATCCCGTCGATGCGCGGTGACCTGGTGTCACGCCCCATTGGCGATGTCCTTAGCGAGGCCAAGGCCTTGTTTGAAGGCGGGGTGAAAGAGTTGCTGGTGATCAGCCAGGACACCTCTGCCTACGGCGTGGACGTCAAGTACCGCACCGGCTTCTGGGATGGCAAGCCGGTCAAGACCCGCATGCTGGAGCTGGTGCAGACCCTGGGCGAGATTGCCGAACCCTACGGCGCCTGGGTGCGCCTGCACTACGTGTACCCGTACCCGAGCGTGGACGATGTCTTGCCCCTGATGGCCACCGGCCGCGTGCTGCCCTACCTGGACGTGCCGCTGCAGCACAGCCATCCCGATGTTCTCAAGCGCATGAAGCGCCCCGCCAGCGGCGAGCGCAACCTGGAGCGCATTCAGCGCTGGCGCGAGATCTGCCCTGAGATCGTGATCCGCAGCACCTTCATTGCCGGTTTCCCTGGCGAGACAGAGGAAGAGTTTGCGCACCTGCTCGACTTTGTGCGCGAGGCGCAGATCGACCGCGCGGGCTGCTTTGCCTACAGCGACGTGAGTGGTGCCGCCGCCAACGAGCTGCCCGGCATGCTGCCCATGGAAGTGCGCGAAGAGCGCCGCGCCCGCTTCATGGCCGTGGCCGAAGAGGTCTCGATCGCCCGCCTGCAGCGCCGCGTGGGTGCCACCATGCAGGTGCTGGTCGATTCCGCCCCCGGTCTCGGCCGCAAGGGTGGCGTGGGCCGCACGTATGCCGACGCGCCCGAGATCGACGGCACGGTCCAGCTGCTGCCGCCCGAGAAGATCAGCAAGACCCTCAAGGTGGGCGAGTTCACCAAGGCCCGCATCGTGGGCGTGCGTGGGCACGACTTGATCGCGCAGCCGATCTGA
- the phaR gene encoding polyhydroxyalkanoate synthesis repressor PhaR yields MGFDPEEFVVSEQKSAASKSAQRIIKKYPNRRLYDTDTSTYITLAEVRQLVMAHQNVVVRDAKTGEDLTRSILLQIILEEEAGGAPMFTEAVLANIIRFYGHAMQSFMGAYLEKNVQAFTDVQTKLAEQSQSVTPEMWAQFMNMQSPMLKGMMGNYVEQSQSMLTQMQEQMQKQTEQMLGAFGLKR; encoded by the coding sequence ATGGGTTTCGATCCCGAGGAGTTCGTCGTGTCCGAACAAAAAAGCGCCGCATCCAAGTCGGCCCAGCGCATCATCAAGAAGTACCCCAACCGTCGTCTGTACGACACGGACACCTCCACCTACATCACTTTGGCTGAAGTGCGTCAGCTTGTCATGGCCCACCAGAATGTGGTGGTGCGCGATGCCAAGACGGGCGAGGACCTTACGCGCAGCATCCTTTTGCAGATCATTCTGGAAGAAGAGGCTGGTGGGGCTCCCATGTTTACCGAGGCCGTGCTGGCCAACATCATCCGGTTTTACGGCCATGCCATGCAAAGCTTCATGGGCGCTTACTTGGAGAAGAATGTGCAGGCCTTCACCGACGTGCAGACCAAGCTGGCTGAACAATCGCAAAGCGTGACCCCTGAGATGTGGGCCCAGTTCATGAATATGCAATCGCCCATGCTCAAGGGCATGATGGGCAATTACGTGGAGCAGTCGCAGTCCATGCTGACCCAGATGCAGGAACAGATGCAAAAGCAGACCGAGCAGATGCTGGGCGCGTTTGGACTGAAACGTTAA
- a CDS encoding IPTL-CTERM sorting domain-containing protein, with protein sequence MATRLLIVGLFLFSAAAHGATASASYSGVPVAIPDAADLSGTSPGLQVGAPIVVSGLTRPVGSVTLSIDGTACSAIAGSTTVGIDHTFVNDLRITLRSPIGTEVVVINQTDGSGNNFCQVVLADASPGPSIQTVVTAQAPFTGSYKPNAVLAAFAGEPSNGAWTLLAQDFFSGDTGSIRAWTINVTEAAPVTATSIPTLSEWALIGLAGMLAMFGMGRMRSRV encoded by the coding sequence ATGGCCACTCGCCTTCTGATCGTTGGACTTTTCTTGTTTTCCGCAGCAGCCCATGGTGCGACTGCCTCGGCCTCCTATTCTGGGGTCCCGGTTGCGATCCCGGATGCGGCAGACTTGAGCGGTACCTCCCCTGGTCTGCAGGTGGGAGCCCCGATTGTGGTTTCAGGGCTCACGCGGCCTGTTGGCTCTGTTACTTTGAGCATTGACGGAACGGCTTGCTCAGCAATCGCTGGGTCGACTACCGTGGGCATCGACCATACGTTCGTCAATGATCTACGGATCACTTTGCGCTCACCCATTGGAACCGAGGTGGTTGTGATCAATCAAACCGATGGGAGCGGGAATAATTTTTGCCAAGTGGTTCTGGCTGACGCCAGCCCAGGGCCTTCGATTCAAACTGTAGTTACCGCTCAGGCGCCTTTCACAGGCAGTTACAAGCCCAATGCTGTCCTGGCGGCCTTTGCAGGCGAGCCTTCTAACGGTGCATGGACCTTGCTCGCCCAGGATTTTTTCTCGGGAGATACGGGCTCTATTCGTGCCTGGACCATCAACGTCACCGAAGCTGCTCCTGTTACGGCCACCAGCATTCCTACGCTCTCCGAGTGGGCTTTGATCGGTCTGGCGGGCATGCTCGCAATGTTTGGGATGGGGAGAATGCGGAGCAGAGTCTGA
- a CDS encoding bifunctional (p)ppGpp synthetase/guanosine-3',5'-bis(diphosphate) 3'-pyrophosphohydrolase yields the protein MKTNPPALASLPPQSDSVPQLIAATAHTLPEQVNALVRARAFAEPLMAGETLDSGENTLAHADAVAFILKGIGGSEAMQAASYLVHACIHLNKPEEVIAKAFGANFAALAVETTKLMRVQQQARAAEHLDDPAAQTENVRKMLLAFSRDLRVVMLRLASRLQTLRFHAASKRPVSPSLARESLQVFAPLANRLGIWQVKWELEDLSFRFLEPDTYKEVARLLDEKRGEREVYMEQLRARLESDLRARSISASVQGRPKHIYSIVKKMRGKSLNFDQVFDIRALRVVVPTVKDCYAALSWVHEQFKPIVEEFDDYIAKPKPNGYQSLHTIVRDDNGKPIEIQIRTQAMHEHAEHGVAAHWAYKEAGAKGYAGVSATGEYDAKIAVLRQLLAWERDLSGSVSNRGLFEDRIYVLTPEAAVVELPQGATPVDFAYSVHTSLGHRCRGAKVDGAMVPLNTQLQNGQTVEISTVKEGRPSRDWLNADLGYLTSNRAKAKVRAWFNAQATHETVGRGREAVEKLLQREGKTAIKLDDLAVQLGFKSADALFEVVGKDEFSLRAIETVLRPPEPVMQPDDYLLLKKTRTNESAPKGGVLVVGIDSLMTQLAKCCKPAPPDIIRGFVTRGKGVSVHRADCSNFREMAVRSAERVIEVEWGIPKQIAAVYPVDVAVEAADRQGLLRDISEVFAREKTNVIGVQTQSVKGTAWMTFTVEVADSGRLNKVLGIVAGVPGVRSARRR from the coding sequence ATGAAAACCAACCCTCCTGCATTGGCCTCCTTGCCGCCCCAGAGCGACAGCGTTCCACAACTCATTGCCGCCACAGCCCATACGCTGCCCGAGCAGGTCAACGCTTTGGTGCGTGCCCGCGCTTTTGCCGAGCCTTTGATGGCTGGCGAGACCTTGGACTCGGGCGAGAACACGCTGGCTCACGCAGATGCCGTTGCTTTTATTCTCAAAGGCATTGGCGGTTCCGAGGCCATGCAGGCAGCGAGCTACCTGGTGCATGCGTGCATTCATCTGAACAAGCCGGAAGAAGTGATTGCCAAGGCTTTTGGCGCCAACTTTGCGGCCTTGGCGGTGGAAACCACCAAGCTCATGCGCGTACAGCAGCAGGCCCGTGCAGCTGAACACCTGGACGATCCTGCAGCGCAAACTGAGAACGTGCGCAAGATGCTGCTCGCCTTCTCGCGCGATCTGCGAGTGGTGATGCTGCGCCTGGCCTCTCGCCTACAGACGCTGCGCTTTCATGCGGCCAGCAAACGCCCTGTGTCACCCAGCCTGGCGCGCGAGTCACTCCAGGTGTTTGCGCCGCTGGCCAATCGTCTGGGCATCTGGCAGGTCAAGTGGGAGCTGGAAGACCTGTCCTTCCGTTTTCTGGAGCCCGACACCTACAAGGAAGTCGCCCGCTTGCTTGATGAAAAGCGGGGCGAGCGCGAGGTGTACATGGAGCAACTGCGTGCGCGGCTCGAATCCGACCTGCGCGCTCGCAGCATCAGTGCCAGCGTGCAAGGGCGCCCCAAGCACATTTACAGCATCGTCAAGAAGATGCGCGGCAAGTCGCTCAACTTCGACCAGGTGTTTGACATCCGCGCGCTGCGTGTGGTGGTGCCCACGGTGAAGGACTGCTACGCCGCCTTGAGCTGGGTGCACGAGCAATTCAAGCCCATCGTGGAGGAGTTTGACGACTACATTGCCAAGCCCAAGCCCAATGGCTATCAGTCGCTGCACACCATCGTGCGCGACGACAATGGCAAACCCATCGAAATCCAGATCCGCACCCAGGCCATGCATGAACACGCCGAGCATGGTGTGGCAGCGCACTGGGCCTACAAGGAGGCTGGCGCCAAAGGTTATGCGGGTGTGTCCGCTACGGGTGAATACGATGCCAAGATCGCCGTGTTGCGCCAACTGCTCGCGTGGGAGCGGGATCTGTCCGGTTCGGTGTCGAACCGGGGCTTGTTCGAAGACCGCATTTATGTGTTGACCCCAGAAGCTGCCGTGGTGGAGTTGCCCCAGGGCGCTACGCCGGTGGACTTTGCCTACTCCGTGCACACGAGCCTGGGGCACCGGTGCCGGGGCGCTAAGGTCGACGGTGCCATGGTGCCACTCAACACGCAGCTGCAGAACGGCCAGACAGTGGAAATTTCCACCGTCAAGGAGGGCCGCCCGTCGCGTGACTGGCTCAACGCGGATTTGGGCTACCTCACCAGCAACCGCGCTAAAGCCAAAGTCCGAGCCTGGTTTAACGCCCAGGCCACCCATGAAACGGTTGGCCGTGGCCGAGAGGCGGTAGAAAAGCTCCTGCAGCGCGAGGGCAAGACCGCCATCAAGCTCGACGATCTTGCGGTGCAACTTGGCTTCAAGTCTGCCGATGCCTTGTTTGAGGTGGTGGGCAAGGACGAGTTCTCGTTGCGCGCCATCGAAACGGTGTTGCGCCCGCCCGAACCGGTGATGCAGCCCGACGACTACCTGCTGCTCAAGAAGACACGGACCAATGAGTCGGCCCCCAAGGGGGGGGTGCTGGTGGTGGGTATCGACTCACTCATGACGCAGCTGGCCAAATGCTGCAAGCCTGCGCCACCAGACATCATTCGGGGGTTCGTCACGCGTGGAAAGGGTGTGAGCGTGCACCGGGCAGATTGCAGCAATTTCCGAGAGATGGCTGTACGCAGCGCTGAGCGTGTGATCGAGGTGGAGTGGGGCATCCCCAAACAGATCGCCGCCGTGTACCCCGTGGATGTGGCGGTGGAAGCTGCCGACCGCCAGGGACTATTGCGTGACATCTCGGAGGTTTTCGCTCGCGAAAAAACCAATGTGATCGGTGTACAAACCCAATCGGTGAAAGGGACGGCTTGGATGACGTTCACCGTGGAGGTGGCTGATTCAGGGCGCCTGAACAAGGTGCTGGGCATTGTCGCGGGGGTGCCGGGCGTGCGTTCTGCGCGCCGCCGTTGA
- a CDS encoding alpha/beta fold hydrolase: protein MNEPTLNYVLCPGPAAPSVFPGRAPAPAQLHRMAYWEWNATGDPAHPHVVVCVHGLSRQGRDFDTLARALSCHARVICPDVVGRGQSDWLADPMGYQIPQYAADMLALLAQLHQRGPISMLDWVGTSMGGLIGMGITGQPGLPLPVPVLRLVLNDVGPLIQWEALQRIGQYLGQSVRFDSLQQAAEAMWAISTSFGPHTPEQWLELSRAMVRPLPDGGITLHYDPAIAVPFRTLTQESAAAGEAALWQLYDHITARTLLLRGAQSDLLSRETAQAMAQRGPRARMVEFEGVGHAPTLVAGEQVTAVTEFLLAAEGATAG, encoded by the coding sequence ATGAATGAACCTACGCTGAACTACGTACTGTGCCCTGGCCCCGCAGCCCCATCAGTGTTTCCGGGCCGTGCGCCCGCCCCGGCACAGCTGCATCGCATGGCGTATTGGGAGTGGAATGCCACAGGGGATCCCGCGCATCCGCATGTGGTGGTCTGTGTGCACGGACTTTCGCGCCAGGGGCGAGACTTTGACACCTTGGCCCGCGCATTGAGTTGCCACGCGCGCGTGATCTGCCCTGACGTGGTCGGTCGTGGTCAGAGCGATTGGCTGGCCGACCCCATGGGCTATCAGATCCCTCAGTACGCCGCCGACATGCTGGCTTTGCTGGCGCAACTGCATCAGCGAGGTCCGATTTCCATGCTGGATTGGGTTGGCACCAGCATGGGCGGTCTCATCGGTATGGGTATCACCGGTCAGCCGGGTTTGCCGTTGCCCGTGCCGGTGCTCCGACTGGTGCTCAATGATGTGGGACCATTGATTCAATGGGAGGCCCTGCAGCGCATCGGTCAATACTTAGGACAGTCGGTGCGTTTTGACTCACTGCAGCAGGCCGCTGAAGCGATGTGGGCCATTTCCACCAGCTTTGGCCCGCACACGCCAGAGCAATGGCTGGAGCTGTCGCGCGCCATGGTGCGCCCGCTGCCCGATGGGGGCATCACGCTGCATTACGACCCCGCCATTGCGGTGCCGTTCAGAACCTTGACTCAGGAGTCCGCAGCGGCGGGAGAGGCTGCGTTGTGGCAGCTTTATGACCACATCACGGCAAGAACCCTGCTGCTGCGCGGTGCGCAGTCAGATCTGCTTTCGCGGGAGACCGCGCAGGCCATGGCCCAACGTGGCCCCCGTGCGAGGATGGTGGAGTTTGAAGGCGTAGGACATGCCCCCACGCTGGTGGCTGGCGAACAGGTTACGGCCGTCACAGAGTTCTTGTTGGCGGCTGAAGGTGCTACCGCAGGATGA
- a CDS encoding 3-hydroxybutyrate dehydrogenase, which produces MLKGKTALVTGSTSGIGLGIAKALARQGANIVLNGFGDVDGPRAEVLAAGEAAGAQVAYHGADMSRAADIEDMMKYSASQFGRVDILVNNAGIQHVANVEDFPVERWDSVIAINLTSAFHTSRLALPSMKSANWGRIINVASVHGLVGSAQKSAYVAAKHGIVGLTKVTALENATTGVTCNAICPGWVLTPLVQKQVDAKAAERGMSNEDAKKLLLGEKEPSMQFTTPEELGELAVFFCSPAANNVRGVAWNMDGGWAAQ; this is translated from the coding sequence ATGCTGAAAGGCAAAACCGCACTCGTCACCGGCTCTACCAGTGGCATTGGTCTTGGAATCGCAAAGGCTCTGGCGCGCCAAGGTGCCAATATCGTGCTCAATGGCTTTGGCGATGTAGATGGCCCCCGCGCCGAAGTGCTCGCTGCTGGCGAGGCCGCAGGTGCGCAAGTGGCGTACCACGGCGCCGACATGAGCCGCGCGGCTGATATTGAAGACATGATGAAGTACAGCGCCAGCCAGTTTGGGCGCGTGGACATCCTGGTGAACAACGCCGGCATCCAGCATGTCGCCAATGTGGAAGACTTTCCTGTGGAGCGCTGGGATTCGGTGATCGCGATCAACCTCACCAGCGCCTTCCACACCTCTCGCCTGGCGTTGCCCTCCATGAAAAGCGCCAATTGGGGTCGCATAATCAACGTGGCATCCGTGCACGGCTTGGTGGGTTCTGCACAGAAATCGGCGTATGTGGCAGCCAAACACGGCATCGTGGGGCTGACCAAGGTCACTGCACTTGAAAACGCCACCACGGGCGTGACCTGCAATGCCATTTGCCCCGGGTGGGTACTGACACCCCTGGTGCAAAAACAGGTGGATGCCAAGGCGGCCGAGCGTGGCATGTCGAATGAAGACGCCAAAAAACTGCTGCTGGGCGAAAAAGAGCCCTCGATGCAATTCACTACTCCTGAGGAGCTGGGTGAGCTGGCCGTTTTCTTCTGCTCGCCCGCAGCCAACAATGTGCGTGGTGTGGCATGGAACATGGATGGCGGCTGGGCCGCACAATAA
- a CDS encoding AraC family transcriptional regulator, with amino-acid sequence MTTPLFQAVSRYAEAHISKGSVVQTAIPGMSAVRATEPSGLLHAISHPLVCLVLQGCKQVTMGPQTFEFAAGESLLITADVPLVSQITRASAAAPYLCLALELNLPVIADLSAQMGAAPLGDHAPVRVDPTDAEVADVALRLVRLLERPEAVPLLHAPLVRELHYWLLAGRHGAAIRRLGWPGSHVQRVARAVAVLRTDFAQSLPVESLAALAGMSPSSFHQHFRAVTSLSPLQFQKQLRLIEARRLMLSEGASASGAAFAVGYESVPQFTREYSRLFGLPPVRETQAARGRAREPA; translated from the coding sequence ATGACGACCCCATTGTTTCAGGCCGTGAGCCGCTACGCAGAAGCCCATATCAGCAAGGGCAGTGTCGTGCAGACAGCGATACCAGGAATGAGTGCAGTGCGGGCCACTGAGCCCAGCGGGCTGTTACACGCCATTTCGCATCCTCTTGTCTGCCTCGTGTTGCAAGGCTGCAAGCAAGTGACGATGGGGCCGCAAACCTTCGAGTTTGCGGCAGGGGAGTCACTGCTTATCACCGCCGATGTTCCTTTGGTGAGTCAGATTACGCGAGCCAGTGCGGCCGCTCCTTATCTGTGCCTGGCGTTGGAACTGAACCTGCCGGTCATCGCCGATCTTTCTGCGCAGATGGGCGCTGCGCCGCTGGGGGATCATGCACCTGTGCGTGTGGACCCCACCGATGCCGAAGTGGCAGACGTGGCATTGCGTCTCGTGCGCTTGCTGGAGCGGCCAGAGGCGGTGCCGCTGTTGCACGCCCCTTTGGTGCGCGAATTGCACTACTGGTTGCTTGCTGGCCGCCATGGCGCCGCTATCCGCCGCCTGGGTTGGCCTGGCAGCCATGTGCAACGTGTGGCGCGTGCCGTTGCCGTGTTGCGTACCGACTTTGCCCAGTCCCTTCCGGTGGAGAGTCTTGCGGCGCTGGCGGGCATGAGCCCGTCGTCCTTCCATCAGCATTTCAGGGCGGTCACCTCCTTGTCACCCCTGCAGTTTCAGAAGCAACTGCGCCTGATTGAGGCGCGGCGGTTGATGCTGTCTGAGGGCGCCAGCGCCAGCGGCGCCGCGTTTGCGGTAGGTTACGAGAGTGTGCCCCAGTTCACGCGCGAGTACAGTCGTTTGTTTGGATTGCCGCCGGTGCGCGAAACGCAGGCCGCACGGGGCAGAGCGCGCGAGCCTGCATGA